From Salvia splendens isolate huo1 chromosome 3, SspV2, whole genome shotgun sequence, a single genomic window includes:
- the LOC121794746 gene encoding probable alpha,alpha-trehalose-phosphate synthase [UDP-forming] 8, translating into MASRSCGNFFDLASGELADVPPTPRSLPRVMTIPGIIGDGNGNSDVESDSASAVSRERKIIVTNMLPLIAQKDNETGKWRFSWDEDSLYLQIKDGFSPETEVIYVGSLKIEIEANEQEEIAQSLLDEFNCVPTFLPPDIQKKFYYGFCKQQLWPLFHYMLPMCPDHGDRFDRQLWQAYVSANKKFADKVMEIANPEDDFIWIHDYHLMVLPTFLRKRYNRVKLGFFLHSPFPSSEIYRTLPVRDEILKGLLNADLIGFHTFDYARHFLSCCGRMLGLDYESKRGHIGLDYFGRTVYIKILPVGIHMGRLESVLNLRSTCNKVKELQEQFNGKKVILGVDDMDIFKGISLKLLAFEQLLLQHRELQGKLVLVQIVNPARSSGKDVQEVKKETYNAAKRINELYGCSNYVPVILIDRHAPRYEKTAYYAVAECCIVNAVRDGMNLVPYKYIVCRQGSSIMDEVTGTKPESPRTSTLVVSEFIGCSPSLSGAIRVNPWDIDAVAEAMNMAITMADAEKQLRHEKHYRYVSSHDIAYWARSFMQDLERACKDHYDKRCWGIGLGLGFRVVSLSPSFRKLSVDHIVSSYKRTHRRAIFLDYDGTVVSQSSMVKFPSPEVVNMLNALSNDSNNTVFIVSGRGRDPLSEWLAPCENLGLAAEHGYFLRWNKTSEWESLAADLDWKGIVEPIMKHYMEATDGSSMEVKESALVWHHSDADPDFGSCQAMELLDHLENVLANEPAVVQRGLHIVEVKPQGVTKGLVAEKVLSMLAADGEAPDFVMCIGDDRSDEDMFESISNTVSNSSATAVPAIFACTVGQKPSKAKYYLDDTADVVRMLRGLARASNPNPRRSAQFKVAFDRVF; encoded by the exons ATGGCCTCAAGATCATGTGGAAATTTCTTTGACTTGGCTTCTGGAGAATTGGCGGACGTTCCTCCAACTCCCAGAAGCCTTCCAAGAGTGATGACTATTCCTGGAATTATAGGTGATGGAAATGGGAACAGTGATGTAGAATCAGATAGCGCATCAGCTGTTTCCCGTGAGAGGAAAATTATCGTGACAAATATGTTGCCATTGATAGCTCAAAAGGATAATGAGACTGGTAAATGGCGATTTAGTTGGGATGAAGATTCACTATATTTACAAATAAAGGATGGGTTTTCGCCTGAGACTGAAGTTATATATGTTGGATCTCTAAAGATCGAAATTGAGGCCAATGAACAGGAGGAAATTGCACAGAGTCTTCTAGATGAATTCAATTGTGTACCCACTTTTCTTCCTCCTGATATCCAGAAAAAATTCTATTACGGTTTTTGTAAGCAACAGCTCTGGCCTCTTTTTCATTACATGCTGCCTATGTGCCCAGATCATGGAGATCGATTTGATAGACAACTGTGGCAGGCCTATGTGTCTGCAAATAAGAAATTTGCTGATAAGGTCATGGAAATAGCCAATCCAGAGGATGATTTCATTTGGATTCATGATTACCATCTCATGGTGCTGCCTACTTTTTTAAGGAAGCGCTATAACCGTGTCAAGCTTGGCTTTTTTCTTCACAGTCCATTTCCTTCATCAGAGATTTACAGAACATTGCCTGTTAGAGATGAAATTCTGAAAGGACTACTAAATGCCGATTTAATTGGTTTCCACACATTTGACTATGCTCGTCATTTCTTGTCTTGTTGTGGTAGAATGCTAGGCCTTGACTATGAATCCAAGAGGGGGCACATTGGACTGGATTACTTTGGTCGAACAGTCTACATCAAAATCCTCCCCGTAGGTATTCACATGGGGAGACTGGAATCTGTGTTGAATCTGCGTTCTACATGCAATAAAGTCAAAGAATTGCAAGAACAGTTCAATGGAAAGAAAGTGATTCTTGGAGTTGATGACATGGATATATTCAAAGGAATCAGTCTAAAGTTACTAGCTTTTGAACAGCTCTTGCTGCAGCATCGAGAGTTGCAAGGTAAACTTGTGTTGGTTCAGATAGTTAATCCTGCAAGGAGCTCTGGAAAAGATGTTCAGGAAGTAAAAAAGGAAACATACAATGCTGCTAAAAGAATTAATGAGCTATATGGTTGTTCAAACTATGTACCTGTTATTTTAATTGATCGTCATGCTCCTCGGTATGAGAAGACCGCCTACTATGCTGTTGCCGAATGTTGCATAGTTAATGCAGTGAGGGATGGGATGAACTTGGTCCCATATAAATATATTGTTTGCCGGCAGGGATCTTCTATAATGGATGAAGTTACTGGTACAAAACCAGAATCTCCCCGGACAAGCACACTTGTCGTGTCGGAGTTCATTGGTTGTTCGCCCTCTTTAAGTGGAGCTATTAGGGTTAATCCATGGGATATTGATGCTGTTGCCGAGGCCATGAACATGGCGATCACCATGGCTGATGCAGAAAAGCAATTGCGGCACGAGAAACACTATCGATATGTTAGCTCTCATGATATCGCTTATTGGGCTCGCAGCTTCATGCAGGACTTGGAGAGAGCTTGCAAGGATCACTACGACAAGCGCTGTTGGGGCATCGGCTTGGGCTTGGGTTTCAGGGTTGTGTCACTTTCTCCAAGTTTTAGGAAGTTGTCAGTCGATCACATTGTTTCATCCTATAAAAGGACTCACAGAAGGGCAATATTTCTGGACTATGATGGTACTGTTGTATCTCAATCCTCCATGGTTAAATTCCCCAGTCCTGAAGTGGTGAATATGCTCAATGCTTTGAGCAATGATTCTAATAACACGGTGTTCATAGTTAGTGGTAGAGGAAGGGATCCACTAAGTGAGTGGCTTGCTCCGTGTGAAAATTTGGGATTGGCTGCTGAACATGGGTACTTTCTAAG GTGGAACAAAACCTCGGAGTGGGAGTCATTAGCTGCGGATCTTGATTGGAAAGGAATTGTCGAACCCATTATGAAACATTACATGGAGGCAACTGATGGATCTTCAATGGAAGTTAAAGAGAGCGCATTGGTCTGGCATCACAGTGATGCTGACCCTGACTTCGGTTCCTGCCAGGCCATGGAACTCCTAGATCATTTGGAAAATGTTCTTGCAAATGAACCTGCTGTTGTCCAAAGGGGTCTGCATATAGTTGAAGTTAAGCCGCAA GGAGTGACCAAAGGTTTGGTTGCTGAGAAGGTGCTCTCAATGTTGGCTGCTGATGGCGAGGCACCAGATTTTGTCATGTGTATCGGGGATGATAGATCGGATGAAGATATGTTCGAGAGCATATCAAACACCGTCTCTAATTCATCCGCCACTGCAGTTCCGGCGATATTCGCTTGCACTGTTGGGCAAAAGCCGAGCAAGGCTAAGTACTATCTTGATGACACTGCAGATGTTGTGAGGATGCTTCGAGGTCTTGCCAGAGCTTCTAACCCGAATCCTCGGCGTAGTGCCCAATTCAAGGTCGCATTCGATAGAGTTTTCTGA
- the LOC121797151 gene encoding uncharacterized protein LOC121797151 — protein sequence MVLKMGKNVVVLLFTLTLLFGGVCCVSAPSSPARIVNGAFSNAFSMLMKWTLSLKATTKTAISGRPMMKFEGGYNVETVFDGSKLGIEPYSVEVLPDGDLLILDSANSNLYKIGSSLSLYSRPRLVSGSGDGYYGHVDGKLREARMNHPKGLTVDDRGNIYIADTDNMAIRKISDTGVTTIAGGKRVRGGGHVDGPSEDAKFSNDFDVVYLGSSCSLLVIDRGNKAIREIQLNFDDCAYQYGSGFPLGIAVLVAAGFFGYMLALLQRRVGLIVSSENDQDAVNESFPQSKFQKPLKTMMRPPLIPSEDEQEKQEESFLGSLARLVAQTGESAADILGAVFPMFKKKKPNTQYQTQYPYQQQFKYSNAWPVQESYVIPHEDEPPSIETRAPTPKKTYAFMTKDSEKMQQLRQSRAFYSGWDGDLQKQQQTKKQQHLHQYHASPAQTYYEQSPETTNEILFGAVQEQDKRRETVVIKPLNHGVSYYDRQNIQSRPGYNHDH from the exons ATGGTGTTGAAAATGGGAAAAAATGTTGTTGTGCTGCTTTTCACTCTTACTCTCCTCTTTGGCGGCGTGTGCTGCGTTTCTGCTCCTTCCTCACCCGCCA GGATTGTTAATGGGGCTTTCTCGAACGCATTCTCGATGCTGATGAAATGGACTCTGTCGCTCAAGGCAACTACTAAAACTG CCATTTCGGGGCGTCCGATGATGAAGTTCGAGGGCGGATACAATGTGGAAACCGTGTTTGACGGAAGCAAGCTCGGAATTGAGCCCTACTCCGTCGAGGTCTTGCCAGATGGCGACCTTCTCATTTTGGATTCCGCTAACAGTAATCTCTACAAGATTGGCTCATCCTTGTCATTGT ATAGTAGGCCGAGGCTGGTTTCAGGGTCGGGAGACGGATACTACGGACATGTGGATGGGAAACTTAGGGAAGCAAGAATGAATCATCCGAAGGGGCTTACCGTTGATGACAGAGGCAATATCTACATTGCTGACACAGATAACATGGCGATCCGGAAGATAAGTGATACAG ggGTCACAACAATTGCTGGGGGCAAACGGGTTCGTGGAGGTGGACATGTGGATGGACCAAGTGAGGATGCAAAGTTTTCAAATGATTTTGATGTGGTGTATCTTGGAAGCAGCTGCTCCCTCCTTGTTATCGATCGTGGAAACAAGGCAATTAGGGAGATTCAACTCAATTTTGATGATTGTGCTTATCAGTATGGGAGTGGCTTCCCCCTAG GAATTGCTGTGCTTGTAGCAGCTGGCTTCTTTGGTTACATGCTGGCTTTGCTTCAACGCAGAGTTGGTTTGATTGTGTCTTCTGAAAAT GATCAAGATGCCGTGAATGAGAGTTTTCCCCAAAGTAAGTTTCAGAAGCCATTAAAAACTATGATGAGGCCACCACTGATTCCATCTGAAGATGAGCAGGAAAAGCAAGAAGAAAGCTTTCTGGGATCTTTGGCGAGGCTGGTGGCACAGACGGGGGAATCTGCTGCCGATATTCTAGGAGCAGTGTTTCCCATGTTCAAGAAGAAAAAACCGAACACTCAATATCAGACCCAATATCCGTATCAGCAGCAGTTCAAGTACTCAAATGCTTGGCCAGTGCAGGAGAGCTACGTTATACCACATGAAGACGAGCCTCCCTCCATTGAAACCAGAGCTCCTACTCCTAAGAAGACGTATGCCTTCATGACTAAAGACTCGGAGAAAATGCAGCAGCTTAGGCAAAGCCGTGCCTTCTATTCTGGATGGGATGGCGATCTTCAGAAGCAGCAGCAAACCAAGAAACAACAGCATCTTCATCAGTATCACGCATCACCTGCTCAGACCTACTACGAGCAAAGCCCTGAGACAACTAATGAGATACTTTTTGGAGCAGTACAAGAGCAAGACAAAAGGAGAGAAACTGTGGTGATCAAGCCCCTAAACCATGGTGTTTCTTACTATGATCGTCAAAACATTCAGTCTCGACCTGGCTACAATCATGACCATTGA
- the LOC121797274 gene encoding uncharacterized protein LOC121797274 isoform X1: MAHSNFFICFVVVFLQFCVILVQVAGGSGEIIYEDGYTVTTLIDGDKSNIKVNPQSILHQSPPSDLFIILDSVASTFYTALLPTTSTSNETVMKKLAGNEVFGYVDGDLASAKFNKPKSFAVDLSGNLYVADHRNHAIRKITKSGVTTIAGGYSQKAGHADGPARDASFSDDFELTFISEMCALLISDHGNRLVRQISLRTEDCSRQSGSVLGTTSAWLLGLGLCSVISLAVGLVIRPYVIPYEGVRRHQLLWTWTRCQMSLERHVPMLFSDLRSAVVKSTVYLRGQQIILLTLSHLSLMFRRTPLESRPSSVKKVSLLDLDEVRNSNSSSSSNSSNTVISQQVADQLKDLLTFDKGLLMAPVNTDEIVEPVSKHEHQTIDGMIKANLASFEGEALKVDSFDSRLGLVRRR, encoded by the exons ATGGCGCATTCTAACTTTTTCATCTGCTTCGTCGTTGTCTTCCTGCAATTTTGTGTGATTCTAGTCCAAG TGGCTGGTGGAAGTGGGGAAATCATTTATGAAGACGGCTACACAGTCACCACACTCATCGATGGTGACAAGTCTAACATCAAAGTCAATCCTCAGTCCATCCTGCATCAATCTCCGCCGTCCGATCTCTTCATCATTCTCGACTCCGTTGCCAGCACTTTCTACACTGCATTGCTGCCTACAACCTCAACCTCCAACG AGACTGTGATGAAGAAGCTGGCAGGAAATGAAGTGTTTGGGTATGTGGATGGTGACTTGGCTTCAGCAAAGTTCAATAAGCCAAAGAGTTTTGCCGTTGATCTCAGCGGGAATTTATATGTTGCTGACCATCGTAACCATGCCATTCGGAAGATCACCAAATCAG GTGTGACCACAATCGCTGGAGGTTATTCACAAAAGGCTGGCCATGCTGATGGACCTGCTCGTGATGCATCATTTTCTGATGATTTTGAGTTGACCTTTATCTCTGAAATGTGTGCTTTGCTGATATCTGACCATGGCAACAGATTAGTTCGTCAAATAAGTTTGAGAACAGAAGATTGTAGCAGGCAGTCTGGCTCTG TTCTCGGAACCACCTCTGCCTGGCTTCTTGGTTTGGGACTCTGCAGCGTAATCAGCCTTGCTGTTGGCCTTGTGATCCGCCCATATGTTATTCCATAT GAAGGCGTCAGACGTCATCAGCTCCTCTGGACATGGACACGTTGCCAAATGAGTCTGGAGAGACATGTACCGATGCTCTTCTCTGACTTGAGAAGCGCAGTTGTTAAATCTACAGTATATTTGCGCGGTCAACAGATCATTTTGCTCACTCTCTCGCACTTATCCCTCATGTTTAGGCGTACGCCATTAGAGTCTCGTCCTAGTTCTGTAAAAAAAGTGTCTTTGTTGGACTTGGATGAAGTACGTAATAGTAATAGCAGTAGCAGTAGCAATAGTAGTAATACAGTCATCTCACAGCAGGTGGCAGATCAACTGAAAGATCTGCTCACTTTTGACAAAGGGCTTTTGATGGCACCCGTGAATACAGATGAAATTGTGGAGCCAGTAAGCAAGCATGAGCACCAAACGATTGATGGTATGATTAAGGCAAATCTAGCTAGTTTTGAAGGTGAAGCTCTTAAAGTCGATTCCTTTGACAGCCGGTTGGGATTGGTGAGGCGAAGATGA
- the LOC121797274 gene encoding uncharacterized protein LOC121797274 isoform X2, which yields MGRLESEDAVPYLGETVMKKLAGNEVFGYVDGDLASAKFNKPKSFAVDLSGNLYVADHRNHAIRKITKSGVTTIAGGYSQKAGHADGPARDASFSDDFELTFISEMCALLISDHGNRLVRQISLRTEDCSRQSGSVLGTTSAWLLGLGLCSVISLAVGLVIRPYVIPYEGVRRHQLLWTWTRCQMSLERHVPMLFSDLRSAVVKSTVYLRGQQIILLTLSHLSLMFRRTPLESRPSSVKKVSLLDLDEVRNSNSSSSSNSSNTVISQQVADQLKDLLTFDKGLLMAPVNTDEIVEPVSKHEHQTIDGMIKANLASFEGEALKVDSFDSRLGLVRRR from the exons ATGGGTAGGTTGGAATCAGAGGACGCGGTGCCGTATTTAGGAG AGACTGTGATGAAGAAGCTGGCAGGAAATGAAGTGTTTGGGTATGTGGATGGTGACTTGGCTTCAGCAAAGTTCAATAAGCCAAAGAGTTTTGCCGTTGATCTCAGCGGGAATTTATATGTTGCTGACCATCGTAACCATGCCATTCGGAAGATCACCAAATCAG GTGTGACCACAATCGCTGGAGGTTATTCACAAAAGGCTGGCCATGCTGATGGACCTGCTCGTGATGCATCATTTTCTGATGATTTTGAGTTGACCTTTATCTCTGAAATGTGTGCTTTGCTGATATCTGACCATGGCAACAGATTAGTTCGTCAAATAAGTTTGAGAACAGAAGATTGTAGCAGGCAGTCTGGCTCTG TTCTCGGAACCACCTCTGCCTGGCTTCTTGGTTTGGGACTCTGCAGCGTAATCAGCCTTGCTGTTGGCCTTGTGATCCGCCCATATGTTATTCCATAT GAAGGCGTCAGACGTCATCAGCTCCTCTGGACATGGACACGTTGCCAAATGAGTCTGGAGAGACATGTACCGATGCTCTTCTCTGACTTGAGAAGCGCAGTTGTTAAATCTACAGTATATTTGCGCGGTCAACAGATCATTTTGCTCACTCTCTCGCACTTATCCCTCATGTTTAGGCGTACGCCATTAGAGTCTCGTCCTAGTTCTGTAAAAAAAGTGTCTTTGTTGGACTTGGATGAAGTACGTAATAGTAATAGCAGTAGCAGTAGCAATAGTAGTAATACAGTCATCTCACAGCAGGTGGCAGATCAACTGAAAGATCTGCTCACTTTTGACAAAGGGCTTTTGATGGCACCCGTGAATACAGATGAAATTGTGGAGCCAGTAAGCAAGCATGAGCACCAAACGATTGATGGTATGATTAAGGCAAATCTAGCTAGTTTTGAAGGTGAAGCTCTTAAAGTCGATTCCTTTGACAGCCGGTTGGGATTGGTGAGGCGAAGATGA
- the LOC121797274 gene encoding uncharacterized protein LOC121797274 isoform X3: protein MAHSNFFICFVVVFLQFCVILVQVAGGSGEIIYEDGYTVTTLIDGDKSNIKVNPQSILHQSPPSDLFIILDSVASTFYTALLPTTSTSNETVMKKLAGNEVFGYVDGDLASAKFNKPKSFAVDLSGNLYVADHRNHAIRKITKSGVTTIAGGYSQKAGHADGPARDASFSDDFELTFISEMCALLISDHGNRLVRQISLRTEDCSRQSGSVLGTTSAWLLGLGLCSVISLAVGLVIRPYVIPYTGRRQTSSAPLDMDTLPNESGETCTDALL from the exons ATGGCGCATTCTAACTTTTTCATCTGCTTCGTCGTTGTCTTCCTGCAATTTTGTGTGATTCTAGTCCAAG TGGCTGGTGGAAGTGGGGAAATCATTTATGAAGACGGCTACACAGTCACCACACTCATCGATGGTGACAAGTCTAACATCAAAGTCAATCCTCAGTCCATCCTGCATCAATCTCCGCCGTCCGATCTCTTCATCATTCTCGACTCCGTTGCCAGCACTTTCTACACTGCATTGCTGCCTACAACCTCAACCTCCAACG AGACTGTGATGAAGAAGCTGGCAGGAAATGAAGTGTTTGGGTATGTGGATGGTGACTTGGCTTCAGCAAAGTTCAATAAGCCAAAGAGTTTTGCCGTTGATCTCAGCGGGAATTTATATGTTGCTGACCATCGTAACCATGCCATTCGGAAGATCACCAAATCAG GTGTGACCACAATCGCTGGAGGTTATTCACAAAAGGCTGGCCATGCTGATGGACCTGCTCGTGATGCATCATTTTCTGATGATTTTGAGTTGACCTTTATCTCTGAAATGTGTGCTTTGCTGATATCTGACCATGGCAACAGATTAGTTCGTCAAATAAGTTTGAGAACAGAAGATTGTAGCAGGCAGTCTGGCTCTG TTCTCGGAACCACCTCTGCCTGGCTTCTTGGTTTGGGACTCTGCAGCGTAATCAGCCTTGCTGTTGGCCTTGTGATCCGCCCATATGTTATTCCATAT ACAGGAAGGCGTCAGACGTCATCAGCTCCTCTGGACATGGACACGTTGCCAAATGAGTCTGGAGAGACATGTACCGATGCTCTTCTCTGA